The genomic window GCGCCCAGATCCTCGCGGACCTGGGAATAAGGAAACTGCGGCTTTTGACCAACAATCCCCGGAAGATCGCGGGTCTGGAAGGTTACGGTCTGAAGGTGGTTGAGCGGGTGCCCATCGAGATTACGCCCAACCAGCATAATCAGTACTATCTCAGCACCAAGAAGAAGAAACTGGGGCACTTGTTAAATATTGGCTAAAGGAGGAGATCCTTGCCTTGGGTCGAACTTACCAGGGAGAGCTCCTGGGACAGGGGCTTCGTGTAGGCATCGTTGTGAGCCGCTTCAACGAGTTTATTACCCAGCGGCTATTGAGCGGAGCCCTGGACGCGCTTCAGCGACACGGGGTGCTGGCCGAGGACGTGGATATCGTGTGGGTACCCGGCGCTTTCGAAATCCCGGCCACGGCCAAGAAGCTGATAGGTCGGGGCTACGATGCGGTTATTTGTCTGGGTGCGGTCATTCGCGGGGGCACCCCTCATTTTGAGTACGTGGCCGCGGAAGTAACCAAGGGTGTGGCGCAGGTAGGCCTTGATTCGGCGGTACCGGTCATCTACGGTATCATTACCGCCGACACGCTGGAACAGGCCATCGAGCGAGCGGGGACCAAGGCCGGAAACAAGGGTTGGGAGGCTGCCCAGGCGGCATTGGAGATGGCAAACCTATGGCGCCACCTGGAGGAAGGACAGGTGGAAGAGGAATGAACCCGGGCAGGATCGGGATAGTGAGCGATACTCACGGTGACGCCGTTGCCTGGCGGCGGGTAATGGAGTATCTCGGACCGGTGGACCTGGTGGTACACGCCGGTGACGTGCTCTATCACGGTCCGCGCAATCCGCTTCCCCCGGGCTACGATCCGGGGCAGCTGATCAGCCTTCTGAGCGAGCTGAACTGCCCCCTAATCGTTGCCCAGGGCAATTGCGATGCTGCGGTGGACGCCTTCGTACTGCAGATCCCGATGCAGTCACCTGTGGTGTTCCTGCAGCACGAGGGGATACGCCTGCTCGCCCACCACGGCCACCAGTACACACCGGACCAACTGCTGTCGCTGGCCGGGCGGTGGGGCGCTCACCTGTGCGTCACCGGGCACACCCATCTGGCCGGTCTGGAAAGGCGGAACGGGATCATACTGTTGAACCCGGGCAGCCCCAGCCTCCCCCAGGGCTCGC from Clostridia bacterium includes these protein-coding regions:
- the yfcE gene encoding phosphodiesterase is translated as MNPGRIGIVSDTHGDAVAWRRVMEYLGPVDLVVHAGDVLYHGPRNPLPPGYDPGQLISLLSELNCPLIVAQGNCDAAVDAFVLQIPMQSPVVFLQHEGIRLLAHHGHQYTPDQLLSLAGRWGAHLCVTGHTHLAGLERRNGIILLNPGSPSLPQGSPARPTAARLLDRRVELVDVSNGEVLAVEQL
- the ribE gene encoding 6,7-dimethyl-8-ribityllumazine synthase, whose translation is MGRTYQGELLGQGLRVGIVVSRFNEFITQRLLSGALDALQRHGVLAEDVDIVWVPGAFEIPATAKKLIGRGYDAVICLGAVIRGGTPHFEYVAAEVTKGVAQVGLDSAVPVIYGIITADTLEQAIERAGTKAGNKGWEAAQAALEMANLWRHLEEGQVEEE